In Antarcticibacterium arcticum, the genomic stretch TTTAAATCAACAATAAAAATTTATCCTTTTCCACTTGTGATGAACGGCAGAATAAGAATTGAAACTGTGTGATTTTTATTCGGATTTATAGGCGGAAATGTTAAATTTTAAATTTAAACAAAACTTTAACATCTCTTTTGTAAGGCAGAGCATCTGTCCTATTGAAGGATATTTCCCACTCAAAATTCCACTTATATAGATGAACGATTCAAATGCAAATTTTAATTTCTAATAATTAAGTTTAGATTTGAGAAACCATTAACAATTTAACTAAAACTTATTTTATGATGTTAAAATTAAACTTAAAAGTAGGTGCTGCTGCATTAGTAGCCTCTGCATTTCTCTTCTCCTGTACGCAGGATGAAAAAACTTCTCAGGAAGAAGCTTCATTTACAGAGCTTGATTCCAATTTTGATTCCCAGGCTATTGAGGGTCAGTACATCGTTGTTTACCGGGAAGGTGCAATAGAAGATGTGGGAGCCAAGTATCCTGATAATTATGCCAAAGCTCAGGAAGCTATGGCACAACAAACTAAAAGGATCCTTGCCGATGCCTCCATCTCAGATGCCGAAATTGTAAATGTTTACAGTAGGACTTTAAACGGTGCAACATTGAAATTATCAAAAGCTCAGGTAGAACAACTAAAAGGTAAAAAAGAAGTGAAATACATTGAGCAGGACAGGCTAGTAGTTTTTGCTCCACCTTGTGGTACTCCTAATGGAGGACCTTGTGATGGTGATGGCGGTGGAGGTGACGGCGGCAGTACGCAGGAGACTCCATATGGTATTACAAGAGTAAACGGAGTTTCTGGTTATACAGGTACATCTGTAGCCTGGGTTGTGGACACCGGTATTGATTTAGATCACCCGGATCTTAATGTGGACGCTTCCCGAGGTTTTAATGCCTTTACATCTGGTAAAGATGGAGGTTCATTAGATGATGGAAATGGACATGGATCTCATGTAGCAGGAACAATCGCTGCGATAAACAATACTATTGGAGTTATAGGAGTTGCTCCAGGAGCTACTGTTATTCCTGTAAAAGTTTTAGATAGTCGCGGAAGTGGATCCTATTCCGGTGTAATAGCAGGTGTTGATCACGTAGGTGCGAATGGAAAAAGTGGAGATGTTGCTAATATGAGTTTAGGAGGTCCTGTATCTCAGGCCCTTGATGATGCGGTTCTTGCTGCATCCAACAAAGGAATTAAATTTGCCCTTGCAGCCGGAAATGATGGTGCTGATGCAAATAACAGTTCTCCAGCCAGAGTGAATGGAGCAAACATTGTGACCATTTCGGCTATGAATTCAAGTGATACTTGGGCAAGTTTCTCTAACTATGGAAATCCTCCTGTAGATTATGCTGCTCCGGGTGTATCTGTTAAATCTACCTGGAAAGGTGGTGGTTACAATACTATAAGTGGAACCTCCATGGCCGCTCCTCATGCTGCCGGTGTTTTATTATTAGGTTCAGCAAGAACAGACGGAAATGTGAAAAACGATCCTGATGGAAATCCTGACCCAATTAT encodes the following:
- a CDS encoding S8 family peptidase; translated protein: MMLKLNLKVGAAALVASAFLFSCTQDEKTSQEEASFTELDSNFDSQAIEGQYIVVYREGAIEDVGAKYPDNYAKAQEAMAQQTKRILADASISDAEIVNVYSRTLNGATLKLSKAQVEQLKGKKEVKYIEQDRLVVFAPPCGTPNGGPCDGDGGGGDGGSTQETPYGITRVNGVSGYTGTSVAWVVDTGIDLDHPDLNVDASRGFNAFTSGKDGGSLDDGNGHGSHVAGTIAAINNTIGVIGVAPGATVIPVKVLDSRGSGSYSGVIAGVDHVGANGKSGDVANMSLGGPVSQALDDAVLAASNKGIKFALAAGNDGADANNSSPARVNGANIVTISAMNSSDTWASFSNYGNPPVDYAAPGVSVKSTWKGGGYNTISGTSMAAPHAAGVLLLGSARTDGNVKNDPDGNPDPIIVH